ATATCTAGCCACACCATTACCATTTTCTCTAGCAAATTAGGAACACAATTCAGAAAGTAATCCATTATCTCATTATGCTTACCCAACAAAGAGAGCTTCTCAATCTTCCCATCCAGCAAACCATTGCAAGAAGTCGTAATACTGTGATGTTCAGCACCAATCACACCATTTGGAAGTTTGGATCCTTTACTCTCCAATTTCACATTCCTATCCAAATTTCCATTTGAATTCGAACTCTTAACTTTCTTAGCATTCCCTTTCACTAGCTGCCTCAAATTGAAAACCCTTACTCCATTATCCTCCCCCAAAATCAGGAACCCAAAAGAAACACTTATAGACCAAACCGGTCTACTACACTCAATAATAGCACATCTCATCAATTTGACTGCATCACCATTACCAATGAGTTTCAATGCAAAAACCCAAACTTTCCTGCTTGAAACTGAATACATCACAAAAAAATTAACAGACCCAATAATCTTAATTGAGACCCCGTGATTCACATCCACCAAAACCCCCAATTTTGAATCAAATCCAAGTCCTCTCTGGCTGCAAACAACTTGAGCTCTAGTAAAAGTATTGTTGTTTTGCAGAATATACATCCTAAGAAGAATCTGTGACCCACCCTTATGCGGGGAAGCAACAAGAAAAAGAGCTCTGGAGTCTGAATCCTGTCGAAGGAGGACAAAGGATGAGGAAGATGTAGGAGGAGGGATGGAAATTTGGGGCTTAGGggggagagaagagagagaagggaagGAAAGGGGAGGATAAAGAGAAAGGGAGAAATCAGAGTGCATTAGGGCTAAAGAGAGAGAATTCGGTTCGAGAAGAAAAGAAGTAGTCTGAAGAGAGGAGGAAGGGAGGGAAACTTTGGAGGATTGAAAAACTACCATTAGAGGCGAGCTGAGAAGTCTAAGATTGTGGTCGTTAGgacattgaagaagaagaagaaggaatccTGTGAGTGATTCTTGTAGATGTTTTTTCCGGTTAAAGTTTGAAGCTTTAATAGCTTGAATTGAAGTAACTTGTTGGATTGAGAGATCTACTCattatagttttattaaatttattaatgtaAATCCATTATTTACATGAGAATCCAATAGGAGaatctacaaaaaaaaacaaactattcttttttcaaaaataataaacactCCAAAAATATTGTAAATAAATACAGTAAAATAAAATCGATATTCCTAATATACCATTTTTTTCAACATTCTTACAATATGAGAATTTTGTCACTATTGGTACTCTGATACTCCAAGATCCTTTTTTCTCTTTCTACCATCTCATCGCTAATTTCGAGCTATCCTTAACAAAATCGTTGATTCCGTTCCCTTTTTCTGCTTTCCACTCAGCACGAGTAAGCTACGCTATTCAAGAACGCTCTCGACGAGCTCGATTTCATAGACTATTTCGACAGTCTTCTCATTTCTATTTGGCTTCACATATTGATCTTCTTTCTACTTGATGAAACCCGCTTCAGTTCACTTCATACTACTCACCTTTTTCCATATCGAAACTCATCAATCTCTTTTATTTATCTCATTTGGTTTGATGTATcaatgtttgtttgttttttttagaaacaagaaaggaaaaaacaaacaaaaaaaaacaactagCATGGGATTAGCCTAgagaagctaaccccaatcctatcctctaaaagaagagaagagaagagagagatagGGAGatcaggaagggtagtaacacctaacatcccctcatggcctgccgcagccaagcgatccgcaactcggttctgctctctgaaaatgtgaCTGAACTCTAAGAtctcaaaggaagagcaaagaCTTTTAATAGTtttgataaggttgcggctattaagactaatagcatgattatcagaaatcattttgatggcctccatgttatcagactccacagaaagcctcttaacgcCCAGCCTTTTACcaagcttgataccagagagaataccccagagctccgctgAGAAGGAAGATCCCAACCCCAAattctgggtgaacccagaaagccaggcgccccccgcatctctaagaacacctccggcagcaatcttaccattgatGAGGCATGAGCCATCTGTATTcaacttcacaaccccctctctcggcctgctccatcccacgagatggacaacACTAATCTGGGTAGacctggcaagggactctcttttgaaactctcaataatagatgagagttttttcgagaagaactcagctaagtttgGAATAAACACagttttattatcaaaaatctcctcgtttctccacttccaaatttggtgatagataatagcaaagaaaatgtcaccatgctccatgtaagaCAGTAAATTTCCACTaataccatcagagaaccagtcattcaCAGAatgggccatgaaggaagagagaaTATGAAAT
The DNA window shown above is from Euphorbia lathyris chromosome 1, ddEupLath1.1, whole genome shotgun sequence and carries:
- the LOC136206994 gene encoding uncharacterized protein, which translates into the protein MVVFQSSKVSLPSSSLQTTSFLLEPNSLSLALMHSDFSLSLYPPLSFPSLSSLPPKPQISIPPPTSSSSFVLLRQDSDSRALFLVASPHKGGSQILLRMYILQNNNTFTRAQVVCSQRGLGFDSKLGVLVDVNHGVSIKIIGSVNFFVMYSVSSRKVWVFALKLIGNGDAVKLMRCAIIECSRPVWSISVSFGFLILGEDNGVRVFNLRQLVKGNAKKVKSSNSNGNLDRNVKLESKGSKLPNGVIGAEHHSITTSCNGLLDGKIEKLSLLVKQKSLRCREDSSEVGAFFMSFKSKHVHGSTIKAVSIQALSSNKFVILDSIGDIHILCLSTPSGGGNLRNQMMHFPHSMKVQKLAVLPDISSRIQSFWVSDGIHSVHMMSASETEGAVSKIDGDEVEEKLMQISVIQAIFSSERVRDLVPLAGNAILVLGTGNIFTYGIP